From a single Gimesia fumaroli genomic region:
- a CDS encoding ABC transporter ATP-binding protein: MIEVRDVTKIHQSGETEVRALQGVSCRFPGQTFSFILGPSGSGKSTLLYLMGALDAPSTGEIFVQNRSLSTLNQTERDTYRREKVGFVFQSFNLLKNLNALENVLAPYLPQGVTAEQKQHAEDLLKQVGLGQRITHRPNQLSGGEQQRVAIARALLKRPLLILADEPTGELDTKTGAEIFSCLRDMSEQYQTTVVIVTHDERYIRETDYIIRLRDGKIADENRAE; the protein is encoded by the coding sequence ATGATCGAAGTTCGCGATGTAACGAAAATTCACCAGAGCGGCGAAACAGAAGTGCGTGCGTTGCAGGGCGTGAGTTGCCGTTTTCCCGGGCAAACATTTTCGTTTATCCTGGGACCATCGGGAAGCGGAAAAAGTACGTTGCTTTATCTGATGGGGGCGCTGGATGCTCCTTCGACAGGCGAAATCTTTGTGCAAAATCGATCATTGTCGACATTGAATCAAACCGAACGTGACACCTACCGCCGCGAAAAAGTCGGGTTTGTCTTTCAGAGTTTTAATCTATTGAAAAACCTGAATGCATTGGAAAATGTACTTGCCCCGTATTTGCCTCAGGGAGTGACAGCCGAACAGAAACAGCATGCTGAAGATCTGCTGAAACAGGTGGGGTTAGGCCAGCGGATTACGCATCGTCCGAATCAATTATCCGGTGGAGAGCAACAGCGGGTGGCGATCGCCCGTGCTCTGTTAAAACGGCCTTTATTGATCCTAGCCGATGAACCGACGGGGGAGCTGGATACTAAAACCGGCGCGGAAATTTTTAGTTGTCTGCGCGACATGAGCGAACAATATCAAACAACCGTCGTGATCGTGACACACGACGAACGCTATATCAGAGAGACCGATTATATTATCAGGTTACGCGATGGGAAAATTGCGGATGAGAATAGAGCAGAATAA
- the argB gene encoding acetylglutamate kinase translates to MEGAVRKAAVLIEALSWIRRFRGRYVVIKLGGSALEEESAVKAFLTDVIFMRTVGMHPILVHGGGKAISKAMSEAGIEPRFVHGRRYTDENTLEIATDVLANQISESLAQEIRSQGAKAEPLHFGTRNCLKGEQLTLQAEDGSTMDLGHVGFVTDVDQELLAEICESDAIPVIPSVALDQSGQKLNVNADTAAAALARILKAEKLVFLSDVPGIFLDRNDPETLVSHLETERCRALIADGTIDAGMEPKVDAALEALASGVGKVHIVDARLPHSILLEIYSDKGIGTEIVK, encoded by the coding sequence GTGGAAGGTGCCGTTCGAAAAGCTGCTGTGTTGATCGAGGCGTTAAGCTGGATTAGAAGATTTCGTGGGCGCTATGTTGTGATCAAGCTCGGAGGCAGTGCCCTCGAAGAAGAGTCCGCCGTCAAAGCGTTTTTGACCGACGTGATCTTTATGCGCACGGTAGGCATGCACCCGATTCTTGTGCATGGTGGCGGGAAAGCCATCAGTAAGGCAATGAGCGAAGCCGGCATTGAACCCCGGTTTGTGCATGGACGACGTTATACCGATGAAAACACACTGGAAATCGCCACCGATGTCCTCGCCAATCAGATCAGCGAGTCACTGGCTCAGGAAATTAGATCCCAAGGTGCGAAAGCAGAACCGCTCCATTTTGGGACACGGAATTGTCTTAAGGGAGAGCAACTGACTCTCCAGGCGGAAGATGGTTCTACTATGGATCTCGGGCATGTTGGTTTTGTAACGGACGTAGACCAGGAACTCCTGGCGGAAATCTGCGAATCGGATGCAATTCCCGTGATTCCGTCTGTTGCTCTGGATCAATCAGGACAGAAACTAAACGTCAATGCAGATACCGCTGCTGCTGCCCTTGCCCGTATTTTGAAAGCGGAGAAGCTGGTCTTTTTGAGTGATGTACCGGGCATTTTTCTCGATCGGAATGATCCCGAGACGCTGGTCTCCCACCTGGAAACCGAGCGCTGTCGGGCTCTCATTGCGGATGGCACCATTGATGCCGGCATGGAGCCCAAGGTCGATGCGGCTCTGGAAGCGCTGGCAAGCGGAGTCGGCAAGGTTCACATCGTTGACGCCCGGCTTCCGCATTCGATTCTGCTGGAAATTTATTCCGATAAAGGGATCGGGACCGAAATCGTCAAATAG
- a CDS encoding ABC transporter permease, with the protein MFKFALRNLLSRALRSFLCLMGLTIAIAGMVGLFSIAGGLEDTVSQTFGKISGIVAMQPGAPIPLFSRIPRSWGTEIEEIAGVSIVNPEIWSRVNIIEGKPVISPPRFLFGTDLPTRLQLKKGIYREGIYAGRFLTLKDRGNLNTVISRQIAEQHQKQVGDQIEVNGQQMTIVGLYECGSILLDVAIILDIDVVRDITRFDPQTVSCFYIEQSGDLKNEVIVKNIKDQFRDRELASWQPASLALANASQSNILKDLVNALDQGLKGASEQGVSKKEDPGKQSSSPRKAPVETTKAKSDEHPSALEVRAASDWGDRLETFTADLDIFLGLMTGIGMLIAMLSIINTMLMSVMERIVDFGILKANGWSNRDVMLLITSESSLLGVTGGVLGGILGLVAIAIVNWKFASQVHLYASPGLLLFGVVFSTLLGILGGLYPAWWTTRMTPIDAIRRG; encoded by the coding sequence ATGTTTAAATTTGCCTTGCGAAACCTCCTGAGCCGCGCTTTACGTTCTTTTTTATGTTTGATGGGATTAACCATTGCGATTGCTGGCATGGTGGGATTGTTTTCCATTGCTGGTGGGCTGGAAGATACCGTTTCTCAGACATTTGGTAAAATATCGGGGATTGTCGCGATGCAACCCGGTGCGCCAATCCCGTTGTTCTCCCGGATTCCCCGATCATGGGGAACTGAGATTGAAGAGATCGCTGGTGTGTCGATTGTAAATCCGGAAATCTGGTCCCGCGTCAATATCATTGAGGGCAAGCCGGTTATCAGTCCGCCTCGATTTCTATTTGGAACAGATCTTCCCACCCGGCTACAATTAAAAAAAGGCATCTATCGTGAAGGCATCTATGCGGGTCGGTTTTTAACCCTGAAAGACCGGGGGAATCTCAATACGGTGATCAGCCGCCAGATTGCAGAACAGCACCAGAAGCAGGTCGGTGATCAAATTGAGGTCAACGGTCAACAAATGACGATCGTCGGTCTTTACGAATGCGGCTCGATTCTGCTTGATGTGGCGATCATTCTGGACATTGATGTTGTACGGGATATCACACGATTCGATCCACAGACTGTCAGTTGTTTTTATATTGAGCAGTCCGGAGATCTCAAAAATGAGGTGATTGTGAAAAATATCAAAGACCAGTTTCGGGATCGGGAACTGGCTTCCTGGCAACCAGCGTCTTTGGCATTAGCCAATGCATCACAATCCAACATCCTCAAAGACTTAGTCAATGCCCTCGATCAGGGGTTAAAGGGAGCCTCGGAACAGGGAGTGTCGAAAAAAGAGGACCCTGGGAAGCAGTCGTCCTCTCCCAGAAAAGCCCCAGTTGAGACCACGAAAGCGAAATCAGATGAACATCCCAGTGCATTGGAAGTAAGGGCGGCTTCCGACTGGGGAGACCGGCTGGAAACATTTACTGCCGATCTGGATATCTTTCTGGGATTGATGACCGGGATTGGGATGTTAATCGCCATGCTGAGTATCATCAATACGATGTTAATGAGCGTGATGGAACGAATTGTGGATTTTGGGATTCTCAAAGCGAATGGCTGGTCCAATCGGGATGTGATGCTGCTGATCACCTCCGAGAGTTCGCTTTTAGGAGTCACTGGCGGAGTTCTGGGAGGCATCCTGGGATTAGTCGCCATCGCAATCGTGAACTGGAAATTTGCCAGTCAGGTCCATCTTTATGCCAGTCCGGGATTACTTCTGTTTGGTGTTGTCTTCAGTACGCTGCTTGGCATTCTTGGTGGGCTGTATCCTGCCTGGTGGACCACTCGGATGACACCCATTGATGCAATCCGACGTGGTTAA